Within the Arachis duranensis cultivar V14167 chromosome 10, aradu.V14167.gnm2.J7QH, whole genome shotgun sequence genome, the region aataacttactCCCGCAAATTAGTCAAATAACTCAGCAGCAACCAACACTATCTATTTGACATATCAACAATGGTCCTCATTGATTACTATCAGGCATATTTATTCAATCTTGTAATTTCAACCACAACACATATCAATTAATCTCTTTTTCATACTATCTATCGTTATTTATATTTGCCAAAACAGATTAGCATTTATTACTTTACATTTCTTATCCATATTTCTACTCATTTTCCAAATAACACACGATTCCTACCACCCATGAAAAAATAGATATCCATATACAACTAAAAAACAATCTCTTGATTAAATGCTTGAATAATTGTGCTAATTCGGAATTTCTAATGAAAATATGAAAGTCAGAAAGGCAACTAAAATTGTGTACTGATAGATGATGTTaccaaaaaatttgaaaggacTTGTTCTCTTCGTTGATGACTTTGGAATGACTACTACCgcaattattattttcgaaGTGTGGTCGTCGCTATCACCAGgatttttctaattttcctCATCATCTCATCCGTTTTGGTTCAAAAGATCAGTTATCCTccaaatttttgttttcagtGACTCATTAATAACTAATAGTTCAGCTATAGTGAGGAGAGGAGAAAGTGAATTGTATGATAGTGGGGTTAAGTAAACTCGAACCCCACAGTGAAAAGCAAATGCTCCTGTGTAGTATAAGTCTCAAAAGATGTATAGCTTGTCATGTTTaggaattgattttttttattgccTGAAGTGGAAAAGGTATACATCGACTTTAAAAGAAACGGCGATAATAGACACCTATAAaaacactccgacgctcaaatTAGCAATAgtaaaaaatgaatataatgTTATTTAAAGTGAATAACATACTTTTTACATGTTTAGAGTTTGATATTTATAGAATATCACCTCtttgaaaaagttaaaatatttgTCTCATCTTTCAATAATCaccttaatttatttattttttagtagattaTTGATACAAAAATCTTCTctaatcaaaaataaattatgtttattatttcacttagaatttaatttatagATATAATTAGGTTGGATTATAATTAAcagataacaaaaaaaatttataaatattaaataaaattttatctatttttttttatctccttagcattattaaaatttaaatacttattttagtagtaaaagaaagaaatgaaaactTTAAAGTGAATATACTTATTTGATgactaaaatttatttgatcaaaCCCATTCGTATACAAggaaatatgtatatatataacatatacaGGGAGTACTATATCacattattaaagtaacaaagtgaccaaataagaaaagagaaacttACTATATCAACAGCTTACATAGACTGCTGAAAAACTACTTAATTTCTAAACATGAAATCGTCCTTAATTATACATTACTAAGCATGCGATTAAGTATGAACAAGGCTTATTACGTATGTTTCTGATTGATATTGATTCCTTCTGTGATCTTAGCCAAGGACCTAAGATTGCAACCAATGATGGTATCTGTGAAAGAACGGGTATCTTCGCCGCTACTTCCCGCCGGAATATCCACCACATATGACTCTATAACGACGGTTTTGCCTCCAAACCTTTCTTCCTCTTCATGCAGAGTAGTGGTGGAGCTATAGTTGAGAAGCCTGTGATCACCACCGATGATGCTGAACTTGAGGACATGGTGATCATTATCAAGTTTGTCTAAGCGTTCCACGCTAACCTCAGCAGGCAAGCCAGACATAATTAGGACCTCACGGACGCTGCCAATGCCGCCGTCGCCGCTGAGCATGGTGCAACCCTTGATGAACTGTTTGTATCCCTGTGGATACTCAAAGCGCTTTATGATGGACCATACTAGATCCAAGGGTGCGTTTATGGTTTGGACCATGTTTGAGGTACACTGGTTTGATTTGAGGTTGGTGCTGGTGTTGTGGTGGTTCGCCATCATGGCTTCCATTGATGGTGAAGAAGGATCTTGATTTTGATTGTGGTTGCCAAGCATGTGTTTAACACAGGTAAGGCGGTGCTTGGTATGATATTTTTGTGTGCTGTTGGGCATCTATTTATATCTGAGTTGGAGAGTGTGATGTCAGCTAAGTACATGACAAAGTTTTGAGTTTGTGAGCAAAATACTCGCTATGTTTTGATAAACTTGCCACACTAAAGTCAGGCACTGCAAgttagataaaatattagaaagaCAATAAAAttgaactaaaataaaatttaaaagaaaattaaattaaaatttacatataaaaaattaaaaataataatagaaagacaaaaaaaaaatatttctgaaaataaaaattaatggaAATTATTGTCCCTTTTTTCTGCCACTGACTTTGCCCCTAACACAAGTTGATGATGTATCAGATGTGAGTTACAAGTGATTCTAGTTTCCTACTTATAGATATGCACGCATTTATTGTCTTTAATATTTATGCTGATTTaaatcatattatatattattcatatcTACTACTTTAGCTTGGTTAGTTATAAACTTATAATACGGTGTCTATTTAGTTCACTAGTTTTATGTATAGTTTAATTTACTCCTATTATGTACTAAATTTGATTAAactttttcattatattttaggTATGCTTTGTGGCTGCTCTTTAATATTGtagaataataatattgtacgacaaaagataaaatatttgttatatatatattgaagatTTTGTAGACAGACCTTGACAAtcgaagatattttaaaaaaaaaattaaaagagtaaaaaatacCATATCTAATTCAAAACTATTAAATTTATGATCTCtcagtttatgaactctttatttattctttttcgtATTAGACTATCTCTCATATTTGCTATATAAAAAGTTATTCTTAAAAAATGGtacaaacattttttttattgttaaattatattatattttatgtacAGAATTCTAGAAAAACAAATAGTATATTGCAGAAATTACTATTCTTACATTATATATTCTTGAAATTGTGTAATAAAAATACGactgttattaattaattgtgaaaaaatattttaaacagtttttgataattatttaaaaaaaattttaacaaaaattatattttttggtttttgatttttatttttacaagaTTGATTAGTttatctattaatatttttttgtattaatgaAATAAATTTACAGGACATATTAAACTGttaatttattcattaagaaccaattataattaacaaattttttttgttaaaaattttgttgtcttttaatgataatttttaagattgtttaatttttatttttattttttattatttttttcaaacattagctaaatttattgtataaaactaaaaaattagtaatttttaaatttttttacttataaaaattaaataaaagaaatattagtGATTAATGTATCACATAAATATGTTTTAAAGAGAGATAATtgataaaaagaataatttcacaaaattaaatatcaagaataaaaaaatatttttttttttgtttgaggaCATTGTAGTCCatggaaaaaattattttttaaattatttttagttaaattattttttaactaataaaataaaaaaaatactgatTGATTTCAAGAAAATGTCAAGGTGTGAGAGCCTCTGATTTCGAGAAGTTTAAGATTGGAGGCATGACATGTTTTGCGGTATGGTGGGTTTGGCTGCTTTCAAATTAGTGAAGTGGCTTCCAGACTTCCAGTATTTTTGACGTGAGAGCGAGACATGGGATGCTATGCTCTCTCTACTCATACTTATCACACTCGTAATCATCCCTGTCGGTTTGGGAATGCAACGACATCAACCTTGTCTATACCTTCCAATTGccattaacataaataaatgctTTTAACATTCAAGTCTTGCTTCAAAAACTCTTTTAAACTCCAGTAATTTCATAACTACCGTTACATTATTACAATCAtgttaatacccttgctaaggTGTGCCAGAAACACAGAACACAAAACATTAGAATGCCATGTCTAATGTCTTGCGGCCAAGtaataaagaatgaaaaagatgaGTGTTAAGGATGAGTAGATTTGTGATTTGTAATCATcatttagttattattaatatttttaatagtatgaAATTAAATCTAATGGGTATgtgattattcattttttttattaattaaatactgataaaattttaataaaagtggtGGGCTCGTAGGCTTTCTCGTATAAATATGCATAACAAAACAGCATAAGGAGTTGAGGGTTTCCAAAGTTGGTTGTGCAGTGGTTTTGCATTTTCCAGACTGAAACTATGAGCTACCATCGAAATCCGGATCAAGAGACACATGTGTCATAAATATACAGGGATACCAAATAATACATCCAGATTTTCAATCCCTTATCACCAGTAGAATCTTATCATCTTAACTGCATAAACAATCATGGAAACAAGATtgttaataaaaactaaaatgctGCTTGCTTTAGAAAGCTCccctgaaattttttttagatgaatTCTATAACTGAGTCTAATTTTtgtctaaattatttatttttatactttaaaattaaatattaatttttaattatttttaataaattagacaataatttttaaacacCATAACACTCATAATTTTGAACTTTATTTGATAAACATCTTGTATAAATTAAAGACAAAAAGCTTAGTAAATCTATATCTCCCGTTCCGAATTTTAACAGTTGACTTGCAAAAATCATTACAAATTTGACTGCAAACTTGTTTTATGATTTCCTTTTTGATGGTTCAAAGAAAACACATTTTGTCATTGCGTGCTGATTAATGATATATATTTGTGttcgaaaatatatatatacccttTTTTGTTGGTTGCAATACTTGTTTTTTGCCGGTTATATATGTCTGCAGTAGCATTTTGTAAGGTTGTTTTCTGTTTCCCAAGCCATTTTGTTGTTTCATCTTTTCTATGTTGATGgaatcaagcattttttttttagtGCAATGAAGAGATAACAACACTCGGTCATGAGTATCTGTATCTTCATCTATGCTCTTATAGACTAAGCCTTGTCCTGCATGGCCAACAAATAGTGAGCCTCATTATGTGCTGTGGCTATGTCGCCTCCAATAAATTGATCAACTtaatatgttttctataggAATTTCTGTATTTTATGTCAAGTAATTCCCCTTGAGTATAAGTCAATACCACAACcatcaatttaattttgctAGATAACAAAAACAGGTGCAAGAATGCTTTCAATACAGCCATAAAAGTGAAAGTTCCGCAGAACTTTGATACACAAATAACTGTTACTGTAAGGGCATCCAGAGTTAGCACAACCAAGAATCTACAACAACCAAACACTAAATTCCATCCCACAGAAAACACATAATATAAATATCTGAAGAAAGAACAAAGCAACTATCTTCAGTTTCAATTAACAATTTAATTTAACATGGATGCATACAAATTATTTGTGACTAGCCATTTCATTCATTACCAATGCGATTGATGTATACACTCATTAAGTTCCTGAACCCCTGATCTGATGATGCATGAATATAAACAAACATACAACAAAAACCTTAATCCccaaaacatgaagaaaaagcagaaaaaaggAAGCTTGTCAAGGTGCTCTAGGATCAGTGCCATGCTGCCAAACATAAACAAGCTCATCCCAACCAGTGCTGGCCATCAAGCCTTCAACAAGAACACTCATATCAACACCAACGGCGAACTCCGTGTGATGATCGTACCGACTCACAAGCGCATCCTCCACCATGAAATCCCAAACACAAACCGTCATATCATAAGAGCAAGACACCATCAAATTCCGCACGTGCGGTGAAAACCTCACCTTCCTCACCGCATACCCGTGTCCATTCATAACCGCAATCGGAACCCTAAAACTCCTCACATCCCAAACCTTGATGCTCTTATCCACCGAAGCAGTCGCAATTATGCAGTCGTCGTACTTGTTCCAATCGCAAGTTAGCACCTCCATTTCGTGAGGAGGGAACACCATGGTGGACGAAGGTTCACGAACATCCCACACGCGGAGGGTGCAGTCGCCGGAGGCGGACGCGAAGACGTCGGCGTGGCGAGGGTTCCATACGGCGGAGTAGACGCAGTAGGAGTGTTCCTTGAAGGTGCGGAGCGAGGAGGGGCGGTCGAGGGTCCAGAGCTTGACGGTGTCGTCCCAGGACGAGGTGAGGAAGGAGTCGCGGCGGAGGGGGTTGTAGTCGGCGGAGTGGACCTCGCGTGTGTGCTCGCGAAGGGACCGGATAGGGTTGGAAGTAGGCGGTAGTGCGGTGTCGTAGAGCTTGACGGAGCCGTCGGCGACGGCGGCAACGAGGAGGGAGTCGTGGGACTCGGACCAGGCAACATCGTAGACTCCGTCGGCGGTGTCGTAGGCGGCGATCTCGGTGAAGGGCTGGGAAGGGTTTGGGGAGAGGGAGAGGACGTGGAGGCGGCCGTTGCCGAGGATACCGAAGTTCTGTGCGGTTGCGACGGCGAGGCGGTCCTCGTAGAAGGGGCTGAACTTGACGGAGTAACCGTTGAATGGAGTCTTGAATACCGGCATCGCTGATTTGATTCACTTTTCAGATTCGATTGATTCGAAGCTGATGATTTCTGCGTTCAACTACGTCTTCTTCCTCTTCGCCTCCCTTTACCATtatccttttttcctttttttttaataatatttccTTTTTTGCTCCCATCAATCAAATGAAGCTATGCAACTACTGCCCACTCCCTactatttttccaaaaattcaaaagcaGGCCATCCTCTTGGGCCTTTCCACATACAACTTttccaaaaattcaaaaaaattgttTGGGCTTCTACGAGAAATAATGGATCTcacaaaaaacagaaagaaaaaatatattgggCGAAAAATGTTTGTAACCAAAGTTTCTGAATTTTAGACATTTATTTAAGAGTTTTGTTAaataataacttatttaccTAGCATTGCTATTATTTGAAGTTGcattttaaattagttgttaTATTATATGATGAGTGCACTACAAGTGAATGAGCATTTGCTTAGCGTTCTATAATTATATGATGATAGGACTAACACTCTTCACTTCCTCCACTTAACTTCAGCTGCTTCACTATTTTTCTTCCCCATGTATAAACTATTCAAATATATAGTTTATGTAACACATTTAAAACCTTCTGCGAAATAATTGGGTTCAAATAGAGTGTATAATGATGCATCAACCATGGACCACGGATCACATGCATGCTCCCCTCAATTAATTCGTCCTTTTAGGGCTTAAACCATGGAACTGTGACATATCATAATTTCCTATTATTAAAATACACTAACCCCATTAGTCCTGTCTATTTTCTTCCACAAATTATGTGGGTTAGTTCAGCTTGTTTTTAATCATTCATTTCATTTATGTATCGTACCTGAGGGGCTAATTAAAATCGCAAGCTAAATTAagtcatataatatataatagtacttCAAAATTTGAACTTATTATTTGAGGTttgaatctatttttatttatttctccaACCTTTAACTTGCATAAAGTCATTTTCTAGTTGAAATTCCTCAATTTGTCTGCAAATAATAGAGTCGAGATTTTTTTTTCCTGGCCAGAAACTATAGATATTAAACATGAGAATAGACGGATAACTATTGTTTTAAATAAAC harbors:
- the LOC107468260 gene encoding abscisic acid receptor PYL11, which gives rise to MLGNHNQNQDPSSPSMEAMMANHHNTSTNLKSNQCTSNMVQTINAPLDLVWSIIKRFEYPQGYKQFIKGCTMLSGDGGIGSVREVLIMSGLPAEVSVERLDKLDNDHHVLKFSIIGGDHRLLNYSSTTTLHEEEERFGGKTVVIESYVVDIPAGSSGEDTRSFTDTIIGCNLRSLAKITEGININQKHT
- the LOC107468347 gene encoding peroxisome biogenesis protein 7 yields the protein MPVFKTPFNGYSVKFSPFYEDRLAVATAQNFGILGNGRLHVLSLSPNPSQPFTEIAAYDTADGVYDVAWSESHDSLLVAAVADGSVKLYDTALPPTSNPIRSLREHTREVHSADYNPLRRDSFLTSSWDDTVKLWTLDRPSSLRTFKEHSYCVYSAVWNPRHADVFASASGDCTLRVWDVREPSSTMVFPPHEMEVLTCDWNKYDDCIIATASVDKSIKVWDVRSFRVPIAVMNGHGYAVRKVRFSPHVRNLMVSCSYDMTVCVWDFMVEDALVSRYDHHTEFAVGVDMSVLVEGLMASTGWDELVYVWQHGTDPRAP